In Aspergillus nidulans FGSC A4 chromosome IV, a single window of DNA contains:
- a CDS encoding uncharacterized protein (transcript_id=CADANIAT00000458) — translation MCRQYLTLYNWCQCEEDAGYQACGAGPEVCPGTGFETVTMHCFCNKHATKKFTTEKKHAKHQRKQSRASLSSVNTSGSGSSRNSRYSNESLVQEKDTQQGSVTRRRWYRRWSGIF, via the coding sequence ATGTGCCGCCAATACCTTACCTTGTACAACTGGTGCCAAtgcgaagaagatgcaggcTATCAAGCGTGTGGCGCTGGCCCAGAGGTTTGTCCCGGTACCGGCTTCGAGACCGTCACTATGCACTGCTTCTGCAACAAGCACGCCACCAAGAAGTTTACCACTGAGAAGAAACATGCAAAGCACCAGAGAAAGCAGAGCCGagcttcgctctcttcaGTCAATacatctggctctggctcttcgcGCAATTCGAGGTACTCGAACGAGAGTCTAGTTCAGGAGAAGGATACCCAACAAGGGTCCGTGACGCGGAGAAGGTGGTACCGGAGGTGGTCGGGAATTTTCTAA
- a CDS encoding YggS family pyridoxal phosphate enzyme (transcript_id=CADANIAT00000459) — protein MTSQSEGQPVIMPASPSRTTTLLANLASVTSRIQSASSKLPLPKEPRLVAVSKLKPASDILALHNPPTAHSHFGENYLQELQEKARLLPPTIKWHFIGGLQSNKCVSLARDTRALWAVESVDSEKKATLLDKGWGERKAEMGGEEKLRVFVQVNTSGEENKSGVDPGEEVVRLCRFIMDKCPRLRLQGLMTIGAIARSKATTAETENEDFICLKQARERVNEALGLEGDARLELSMGMSEDFEGAIALGSDEVRVGTTIFGDRPPKDRARIL, from the coding sequence ATGACTTCCCAGTCCGAAGGTCAACCCGTCATCATGCCCGCCTCCCCATCCCGCACAACGACGCTCCTCGCAAACCTCGCCTCCGTGACATCGCGCATCCAATCCGCCTCCTCGAAACTTCCTCTCCCCAAAGAACCGCGCCTCGTGGCCGTCTCAAAGCTCAAGCCCGCGTCCGACATTCTTGCGCTGCACAATCCTCCCACCGCACACTCCCACTTTGGCGAAAACTACCTCCAAGAACTCCAAGAGAAGGCGCGGCTGCTACCCCCCACCATCAAATGGCATTTCATTGGCGGCCTACAGAGCAACAAATGTGTTTCTTTGGCAAGGGATACCCGCGCGCTATGGGCTGTCGAGAGCGTAGATAGTGAGAAAAAGGCGACGCTGTTGGATAAGGGAtggggagagaggaaggcgGAGATGGGAGGGGAGGAGAAGTTACGGGTTTTTGTGCAGGTAAATACGTCTGGGGAGGAGAATAAGAGTGGTGTCGATCCTGGGGAGGAAGTAGTGCGGCTTTGCCGGTTTATCATGGACAAATGCCCGCGGTTGAGACTGCAAGGGTTGATGACGATTGGGGCGATTGCGAGATCGAAAGCGACGACGGCAGAGACGGAGAACGAGGATTTTATCTGCTTGAAGCAGGCGAGGGAACGGGTAAATGAGGCTTTGGGTTTGGAAGGAGATGCGCGGTTGGAGTTGAGTATGGGGATGAGTGAGGACTTCGAGGGCGCCATTGCGCTAGGAAGTGACGAGGTGCGAGTTGGAACGACGATTTTCGGGGATAGGCCGCCCAAGGATCGGGCTAGGATTCTCTGA
- a CDS encoding TFIIH/NER complex subunit TFB2 (transcript_id=CADANIAT00000461) has protein sequence MAAASRPFDYLESLPGTVFFKLYQQPSTALAIFRRMLPDLAKCFVMALLYLKDPLPAADLETWVRSESLRLSFLRERDSALSILGRLHILTNTTTSGNVRAYMVTDPFAASLRQALTGAKETQSFGVLHHIPDDQTVPIHDLDEYARRQWEGVLGYMVGTSGLGIQRDVNLSKGVKQLLQAGHLVEIRDRRVEITQDGFAFVLQDVGTQVWHILILYVESAEAIGMDSVEVLSFIFLLSSLELGKSYEKKHLTSNQLRTLTDLADFGIVYQDSPEASHFYPTRLATTLTSDSSALSNPISGALSDPDGGDSNQPGSGFIIIETNYRLYAYTSSPLQISLIALFTTLKYRFPNLVTGKVTRQSIRRAIEMGITADQIISYLATHAHPQMRKHNVARSTSNQAGMPPSVLPPTVVDQIRLWQLERDRVKATAGFLFKDFVSLAEYEAPCRYAEEIGVLIWKSDRKRMFFVTRHEQVAAFLRSRK, from the exons ATGGCTGCCGCATCTCGTCCGTTCGATTACCTCGAAAGCCTCCCCGGAACTGTCTTTTTCAAGCTATACCAGCAGCCGTCCACCGCTCTCGCTATCTTCAGGCGCATGCTGCCTGACCTGG CAAAATGCTTCGTTATGGCGCTTCTCTATTTGAAGGACCCGCTTCCAGCAGCGGACCTGGAAACTTGGGTCAGATCTGAGAGCCTGAG GTTATCTTTCCTTAGAGAGCGGGATAGTGCGCTATCAATACTGGGAAGGCTACATATTCTCACAAATACGACCACCTCTGGTAACGTCCGCGCTTACATGGTCACCGATCCTTTCGCTGCATCCCTCCGACAAGCACTCACGGGTGCGAAAGAAACCCAGTCCTTTGGTGTGCTTCACCACATACCGGACGACCAGACTGTTCCCATTCACGATCTTGATGAGTACGCGCGCCGACAGTGGGAGGGTGTTCTCGGCTACATGGTTGGAACCAGTGGGCTAGGGATTCAACGCGATGTGAATTTGAGCAAAGGCGTgaagcagcttctgcaagccGGACATCTGGTGGAGATCAGGGATCGCCGTGTTGAGATAACTCAAGATGGGTTCGCATTCGTCCTCCAGGATGTGGGCACGCAGGTCTGGCATATCTTGATTCTTTACGTCGAAAGTGCTGAGGCCATCGGGATGGATAGCGTCGAAGTGCTGTCTTTCATATTCCTCCTCAGTAGCTTGGAACTGGGCAAATCCTACGAAAAGAAGCACTTGACATCGAATCAGCTCCGCACTCTAACCGATTTAGCAGACTTTGGTATTGTCTATCAGGATTCTCCTGAGGCGAGCCATTTCTACCCTACTCGTCTTGCAACCACTCTTACGTCCGACTCAAGCGCCCTCAGCAACCCCATCTCTGGCGCACTCTCCGATCCGGACGGCGGGGATTCCAACCAACCGGGTTCTGGATTCATTATCATTGAAACGAATTATCGACTTTACGCTTACACTTCTTCGCCGCTTCAGATTTCGCTTATTGCGCTCTTCACGACACTCAAGTACCGCTTCCCTAACCTGGTCACGGGAAAAGTGACCCGGCAGTCTATCCGCCGGGCGATTGAAATGGGCATCACAGCCGATCAAATTATCTCTTACCTTGCTACCCACGCACACCCGCAGATGCGCAAACACAATGTCGCTCGCTCGACATCCAACCAGGCTGGAATGCCACCGTCAGTCCTTCCACCAACAGTTGTTGACCAGATCCGTCTTTGGCAGCTGGAGCGTGACCGTGTCAAAGCTACGGCTGGCTTTCTGTTCAAGGATTTTGTCAGCCTTGCCGAGTACGAGGCTCCGTGTCGGTATGCCGAAGAAATTGGCGTtctgatttggaagtcaGATCGCAAAAGAATGTTCTTTGTGACACGACATGAGCAGGTCGCGGCTTTCTTACGAAGCAGGAAATAA
- a CDS encoding RNA helicase aquarius (transcript_id=CADANIAT00000462), producing MGLQTQNAMAPGLDSRPTVEDFRDDSPWVRLAKTHWLDAANVRKVKHDVIKKDIWDPLETESFSFRSLLILENLNILEKFLWPTYTEDASNYHVLLLALIVSVKQREHLPIWEIFSDRSDDFSNLFHRILSMSIDQSLPTFSRLSILSFMISAFQSLENTLIRKECAPLVSISIWHNLHSDEARERVLANAPNLRKAWRAALKRYDAGDEATKAKMRFERSWLYTMLLDFLRRLNGAEKDQADNLRYCERFLEFLVDLESQLPTRRYVNTLLKDLHLLPLMRLSRLYRSADNALFRDFHNLLKHFTGFAINDYTGETLSTQAMYDAHCHDLARLQRTSMKHFKDKLTILALSNYGSIEQRSELEGQLKALDDSELQDLCAHLGFRTSYPKQANVAADRHLYMEVLLSYHERTTSFQEATSNLDVVPTEESLYDPSLLRNETYDGSRPLAIPKLNLQYLSLGDFLWRSFLLYRAEAFFQIRKDMELIVKRMQPRSSQDGRTLTFDGFSRMAIPIPKPAIIEVAPPKVGSTKPAFVRAEITIEVGRLADHVRTEWDSLRPDDVVFLLAVQPGNQGKYGFRDVEAPQTPGIVHVRSADIVQVLDENGRPLREPASGQTNGYRSRPRVRRLLVNLDSAAFKADKDRTSQGKPDIYPLINVVARRKARENNFKSILETMQRLIASDITLPQWIQDIFLGYGDPAGACYTELPNRLKSVDFRDTFLDWQHLIESFPGLTIEPSGDATSSFQPPYVLEYVEESAQPSTSSAPKKRRRDQHAEERGGPKSLRVSTYKPPNPGPYPVDAPRLNAVRFTPAQIQAIASGTQPGLTVIVGPPGTGKTDVATQIINNIYHNFPTERTLLVAHSNQALNQLFQKIVALDIDERHLLRLGHGEEELDTETSYSKYGRVESFLDNRNHFLAEVTRLAASIGAQGAHGNSCETAGYFHTVYIRPAWTKFWELARSENTSTEEIIAAFPFHEYFSNAPAPVFDPSASKETVVDVAEGCQRHIDRIFSELEDIRPFEILRQPKDKANYLLVKEARIIAMTSTHAAMRRQEIADLGFHYDNIVMEEAAQITEVESFIPTALQNMKEGQLPLKRIVLCGDHLQNSPIIQNLAFRQYAHFEQSLFLRLIRLGVPAITLDQQGRARPSIAELFRWRYQNLGNLPIVEQAPEFKQANAGFQFEYQFINVPDYQGTGEREPTPHFVQNLGEAEYAVAIFQYMRLLGYPASKISILATYAGQTALIKDVLNHRCSKNTLFGMPKIVTTVDRYQGEQNDYIILSLTRTRTVGYLRDVRRLTVALSRARLGLYILGRREVFESCYELKPAFDLLLQRPDKLMLAPGEMYPATRTLDDEVKGTPMEGVEHLGQYVFEMTQAKIKALGGEGAIVDETMPDEEGDLIEDGDEEMLGGGEEGDEDPLHEHVYA from the exons ATGGGTCTCCAAACACAGAATGCCATGGCACCCGGCCTTGACTCCAGACCAACTGTAGAGGACTTTCGCGACGATAGTCCTTGGGTGCGGTTGGCCAAAACACATTGGCTCGATGCTGCGAATGTCCGCAAGGTGAAACATGATGtgatcaagaaggatattTGGGATCCTCTGGAGACCGAGAGCTTTAGCTTCCGCTCACTTCTTATTTTGGAGAATCTGAATATACTTGAAAA GTTTCTCTGGCCGACATACACCGAAGACGCCTCAAACTATCATGTCTTGCTCTTAGCATTGATTGTGAGCGTTAAGCAGAGAGAGCATTTGCCAATATGGG AAATCTTCTCAGACCGTTCCGATGATTTCTCCAACCTCTTCCACCGGATCCTTTCGATGAGCATTGATCAATCGCTCCCTACCTTTTCCCGCCTGTCGATATTGTCGTTTATGATTAGCGCTTTTCAATCGCTTGAGAACACTCTGATTCGGAAGGAATGCGCTCCCCTTGTTTCCATATCCATCTGGCATAACCTCCATAGTGATGAGGCAAGAGAGCGCGTTCTCGCGAATGCACCAAATCTCAGAAAAGCATGGAGGGCTGCTCTGAAACGCTACGACGCTGGGGACGAAGCGACCAAGGCAAAAATGAGGTTTGAGCGTTCTTGGCTCTATACCATGCTCCTGGATTTCCTGCGGAGATTGAACGGTGCCGAGAAAGATCAGGCAGATAACCTGCGATACTGCGAGCGATTTCTCGAATTCCTTGTCGATCTGGAGAGTCAGCTGCCGACGAGGCGATATGTCAACACTCTGCTAAAGGACCTGCACCTCCTGCCCCTGATGCGTCTATCTCGATTGTATCGTTCAGCAGACAATGCCCTTTTCCGCGACTTTCATAATCTCCTCAAACACTTTACTGGATTTGCGATAAATGATTACACAGGAGAGACACTGTCAACTCAGGCAATGTACGATGCGCACTGCCATGATCTGGCACGACTACAGAGAACCTCAATGAAACACTTCAAGGACAAACTGACAATCCTAGCTTTGTCAAACTATGGTTCCATTGAGCAGCGTTCGGAACTCGAAGGACAATTAAAAGCTTTGGATGACTCTGAGCTTCAGGATCTATGCGCGCACCTAGGATTTCGTACAAGTTATCCCAAACAAGCGAATGTCGCAGCTGATCGACATCTCTACATGGAGGTGCTTCTGTCCTACCATGAACGGACAACTTCGTTCCAAGAAGCCACTTCTAATCTTGACGTCGTCCCTACAGAAGAAAGTCTGTACGATCCATCATTACTCCGCAATGAGACATATGATGGGTCTAGGCCACTCGCCATCCCGAAGCTCAACCTTCAGTATCTCAGTCTGGGTGACTTCCTTTGGCGCTCCTTTCTATTATATCGCGCAGAAGCTTTTTTCCAGATTCGCAAGGATATGGAGCTAATTGTCAAGCGAATGCAACCCCGATCAAGTCAAGATGGGCGAACTTTGACGTTTGACGGGTTTTCTCGTATGGCCATTCCAATCCCAAAACCTGCCATTATTGAAGTTGCGCCACCTAAAGTTGGATCCACAAAACCCGCTTTTGTACGGGCTGAGATTACCATTGAGGTAGGCAGGTTGGCCGACCACGTCCGCACAGAGTGGGATTCACTTCGTCCTGATGATGTTGTGTTCCTTCTTGCCGTACAACCTGGTAACCAGGGTAAATATGGATTCAGAGATGTTGAAGCGCCCCAGACACCAGGTATCGTACACGTCAGATCCGCGGACATTGTGCAGGTCCTTGATGAAAACGGACGCCCGCTACGTGAACCAGCATCGGGCCAAACAAATGGGTATCGATCTCGTCCTCGCGTTCGAAGATTACTGGTCAACTTGGACTCTGCTGCCTTCAAAGCGGATAAGGATCGTACTTCACAGGGGAAGCCCGACATTTACCCACTCATCAATGTGGTcgcaagaagaaaggcaAGAGAGAATAACTTCAAGTCAATCCTTGAAACCATGCAGAGACTCATTGCGTCGGACATCACCTTGCCACAATGGATTCAGGATATTTTCCTAGGTTATGGAGATCCTGCTGGGGCTTGCTACACGGAATTACCTAACCGTCTCAAATCAGTGGACTTCAGAGACACGTTTCTGGACTGGCAGCATCTAATTGAGAGTTTCCCAGGCCTGACAATTGAGCCTTCGGGTGACGCTACCTCAAGCTTTCAGCCACCATACGTTCTTGAGTACGTCGAAGAATCTGCACAGCCATCTACCTCAAGCGCGCCAAAAAAGCGACGGAGGGACCAGCATGCCGAAGAACGAGGAGGGCCCAAGTCTCTCCGCGTCTCAACGTACAAGCCACCGAACCCAGGCCCGTACCCGGTAGATGCCCCAAGGCTCAATGCAGTCCGTTTCACACCGGCTCAGATTCAAGCGATTGCATCCGGAACGCAGCCCGGTCTCACAGTCATCGTCGGGCCTCCTGGAACCGGAAAGACTGATGTGGCAACTcaaatcatcaacaacatctacCACAATTTCCCAACCGAACGCACACTACTTGTTGCGCATAGCAATCAAGCCCTGAATCAACTTTTCCAGAAGATTGTGGCCCTGGATATCGATGAACGCCATTTATTGCGACTCGGCCATGGTGAGGAAGAATTAGATACCGAGACCAGCTATAGTAAGTATGGCCGCGTGGAATCGTTCCTGGATAATCGAAACCACTTCCTCGCGGAGGTCACACGCTTGGCGGCATCAATCGGAGCACAAGGCGCACATGGAAATTCTTGCGAGACAGCTGGCTACTTTCATACAGTCTACATTAGACCTGCCTGGACGAAATTCTGGGAACTTGCCCGTTCTGAGAACACATCAACAGAGGAGATCATCGCGGCTTTCCCGTTCCATGAATATTTCTCTAACGCACCTGCGCCTGTTTTCGATCCTTCTGCCTCTAAGGAGACAGTGGTCGACGTGGCAGAAGGCTGCCAGCGTCACATCGACAGGATTTTCTCTGAGCTAGAAGATATCCGCCCGTTTGAGATCTTGCGTCAGCCCAAGGACAAGGCCAACTATCTGCTTGTCAAGGAGGCCAGAATCATTGCAATGACAAGTACACATGCAGCTATGCGCCGCCAAGAGATTGCCGACCTTGGATTCCATTATGATAATATTGTCATGGAGGAGGCTGCGCAGATCACTGAGGTCGAAAGCTTTATTCCAACAGCTCTGCAGAATATGAAGGAAGGTCAACTCCCTCTGAAACGTATTGTTCTATGCGGAGACCACCTTCAGAATTCTCCTATTATACAAAACCTAGCCTTCCGACAATATGCCCATTTTGAGCAAAGTCTCTTCCTTCGTCTTATCCGGCTAGGCGTCCCAGCTATCACGCTCGACCAGCAAGGACGTGCTAGACCAAGTATTGCAGAGCTTTTCCGGTGGCGCTATCAGAACCTTGGAAACCTGCCTATTGTCGAACAAGCGCCAGAATTCAAGCAGGCCAATGCTGGTTTCCAGTTTGAGTACCAATTCATCAACGTGCCAGACTACCAGGGCACAGGGGAACGTGAGCCAACTCCTCATTTCGTCCAGAATCTTGGTGAAGCAGAGTATGCTGTTGCCATATTCCAGTATATGCGACTTCTCGGTTACCCTGCATCGAAGATCTCGATCCTCGCCACATACGCAGGTCAAACGGCACTAATCAAGGATGTCTTAAACCACCGGTGCTCCAAGAACACCCTCTTCGGCATGCCTAAGATCGTCACGACAGTAGACAGATATCAAGGCGAGCAAAACGACT ACATTATCCTCTCCCTTACACGCACTCGCACAGTTGGATACCTCCGTGACGTACGCCGTCTTACCGTAGCGCTTTCCCGTGCCCGTCTTGGTCTATATATTCTCGGCCGCCGCGAGGTTTTCGAGTCCTGTTACGAACTAAAGCCCGCATTCGATTTGCTATTACAACGTCCAGACAAACTCATGCTCGCTCCTGGGGAGATGTACCCAGCTACCAGGACGTTAGACGACGAGGTCAAGGGCACCCCTATGGAAGGCGTAGAGCATCTCGGCCAGTATGTTTTCGAGATGACCCAAGCCAAGATCAAGGCTCTTGGGGGGGAAGGTGCCATTGTTGATGAGACGATgccagatgaggagggagatCTTATCGAGGAtggagacgaagaaatgCTTGGGGgcggtgaagaaggagatgaagatccGTTGCATGAACATGTATACGCCTGA
- a CDS encoding AP-2 complex subunit alpha (transcript_id=CADANIAT00000460), which produces MSSMRGLVQFIADLRNARARELEEKRVNKELANIRQKFKSGNLDGYQKKKYVCKLLYVYIQGYDVDFGHLEAVNLISSNKYSEKQIGYLAVTLFLHEEHELLHLVVNSIRKDLLDQNELNNCLALHAVANVGSREMGEALSTDVHRLLISPTSKAFVKKKAALTLLRLYRKYPSIVQNQWAERIISLMDDPDMGVTLSVTSLVMALAQDRPEEYRGSYVKAAQRLKRIVVDNDIAPDYLYYRVPCPWLQVKLLRLLQYYPPSGDSHVRDIIRESLQQIMQIAMDTPKNVQQNNAQNAVLFEAINLLIHLDTEHTLMMQISSRLGKYIQSRETNVRYLGLEAMTHFAARAETLDPIKKHQNIILGSLRDRDISVRRKGLDLVYSMCDSTNAAPIVNELMRYLQSADYAIREEMVLKVAILTEKYATDAQWYIDVTLKLLSLAGDHVNDEVWQRVIQIVTNNEELQAYAAQTLLTYLKSDCHESLVKIGCYVLGEFGHLIADNQGSSPIEQFLALQAKMMTSTDNTRAMILSSFVKFVNLFPEIKPQLLHIFRLYSHSPDPELQQRAFEYLSLATLPTDDLLRTKTAGTTDKKTWVVGGKDANSDGAEILMAQNTGLKRSFTTIVHGTSTGTNGTATSSATGDLAGLDLSAPTPPPPSTNMASAANLSPDWEIGYNRLYFSDEGVLFQDAQIQVGLRSEFRGHLGVLKLYISNRSSFPIGSLTTTVDNPSAPHLRIDSKSLPEPSVPASGQTQQTLFFEAKGPFSKAPTIRISYLAGALQAYTLQLPILMHRYLEPSTLTPEDFFKRWRQIGGGPLEAQNTFGLVAKAGGISEGFTRRLVEQFGWKLLSGVDPISTNIVGCAVYHSAQGKTGCLLRLEPNYERKMYRVTIRATQEEIPQALARQMEERLSQGSLPDRSHVREKPKGINVDDNFTSGY; this is translated from the exons ATGTCTTCTATGCGCGGACTAGTTCAGTTCATCGCTGATTTGCGAAATGCAAGAGCGCGCGAActggaggagaagcgagTAAATAAAGAATTGGCGAATATCCGGCAAAAGTTCAAGTCAGGAAATCTCGACGGGtatcagaagaagaaatatgtGTGCAAATTGCTCTATGTCTACATTCAGGGGTACGATGTCGATTTTGGTCATCTGGAGGCTGTCAacttgatctcctccaaCAAGTATTCCGAGAAGCAGATTGGATATCTGGCAGTGACTTTGTTTCTACACGAGGAGCATGAGCTGCTTCACCTTGTTGTCAACAGTATTCGGAAAGACTTGCTGGATCAGAACGAATTGAACAACTGCCTGGCATTGCATGCGGTTGCCAATGTTGGGAGTAGGGAGATGGGTGAAGCACTCTCGACAGATGTCCATCGTCTGCTGATTTCTCC TACCTCTAAAGCATttgtgaagaagaaggctgctctTACCCTCCTTCGCTTATATCGAAAATATCCTAGCATTGTGCAGAATCAGTGGGCGGAGCGCATAATATCTTTGATGGACGATCCAGACATGGGCGTTACACTCTCAGTTACGTCGTTGGTCATGGCCCTGGCACAAGATAGGCCAGAGGAATACCGAGGGAGCTATGTCAAAGCTGCCCAACGCTTAAAGAGGATCGTCGTTGATAACGACATTGCGCCGGACTATCTTTACTATCGAGTACCCTGCCCGTGGCTTCAGGTTAAACTGCTACGGCTGTTACAGTATTATCCTCCATCGG GGGATAGCCATGTCCGTGATATTATTCGTGAATCACTGCAGCAGATAATGCAGATTGCGATGGACACGCCGAAGAACGTGCAGCAGAACAATGCCCAGAATGCTGTGCTCTTTGAGGCgatcaatctcctcatccacctTGACACTGAACACACCCTGATGATGCAAATCTCCTCGCGACTTGGGAAATATATCCAATCCCGCGAGACAAACGTACGCTATCTTGGGCTAGAAGCTATGACGCACTTTGCAGCCAGGGCCGAAACCCTTGATCCGATCAAGAAGCATCAAAACATTATCCTGGGTTCACTACGAGACAGGGATATCAGCGTGCGTCGAAAAGGTCTTGACCTGGTCTACAGCATGTGCGACAGCACAAACGCCGCGCCTATTGTGAACGAACTGATGCGATACCTTCAGTCCGCTGACTATGCGATACGTGAAGAAATGGTCCTGAAAGTCGCTATTCTTACTGAGAAGTATGCCACTGATGCCCAGTGGTATATCGATGTCACGCTGAAGCTGTTGTCTCTTGCTGGTGACCATGTTAACGACGAAGTATGGCAGCGAGTGATTCAAATCGTGACGAACAACGAGGAACTGCAGGCGTACGCCGCCCAGACGCTTCTTACCTATTTGAAGAGTGACTGTCACGAGAGTCTGGTCAAGATTGGCTGTTATGTTCTTGGAGAATTCGGACATCTAATAGCTGATAATCAAGGCTCAAGCCCGATCGAACAATTCCTCGCCCTGCAAGCTAAAATGATGACGAGTACAGACAACACACGTGCCATGATACTGTCTTCCTTTGTCAAATTCGTCAACCTGTTCCCGGAAATCAAACCACAGCTTCTACACATCTTCCGACTGTATAGCCACTCACCAGATCCAGAACTACAGCAACGCGCATTCGAATATCTGTCGCTGGCGACACTTCCAACTGACGATCTTCTGCGAACG AAGACGGCCGGCACAACGGATAAAAAGACCTGGGTTGTGGGAGGCAAGGACGCGAATTCGGACGGAGCGGAAATTTTGATGGCACAAAACACAGGTCTCAAGCGGTCATTCACTACGATTGTTCACGGTACATCAACAGGAACCAACGGAACTGCTACTTCAAGCGCGACAGGCGACTTGGCCGGACTAGACCTGAGTGCGCCGACACCACCGCCACCTTCTACGAACATGGCTAGCGCGGCAAACCTGTCTCCCGATTGGGAAATTGGATACAACAGGCTGTACTTCTCGGACGAAGGCGTACTGTTTCAGGATGCACAAATCCAAGTCGGCTTGCGGTCGGAATTCCGGGGTCATTTGGGTGTGCTGAAGCTCTACATAAGCAACagatcttctttccccatCGGATCGCTGACGACGACTGTGGACAACCCATCCGCCCCGCATCTCAGGATCGATTCGAAGAGCCTTCCGGAGCCTTCAGTTCCGGCGTCTGGTCAAACACAGCAGACCCTGTTCTTCGAGGCCAAAGGGCCGTTCTCTAAGGCGCCTACAATCCGTATTTCGTATCTTGCAGGCGCATTGCAGGCTTACACATTGCAACTCCCGATCCTGATGCATCGCTACTTAGAGCCCTCCACTCTCACGCCTGAAGATTTCTTCAAACGGTGGCGGCAGATCGGCGGTGGTCCACTGGAAGCGCAAAACACGTTTGGGCTTGTGGCGAAAGCCGGGGGCATCAGCGAGGGTTTCACGAGGAGGCTTGTTGAACAATTTggctggaagctgttgaGTGGGGTTGATCCGATCTCGACTAACATTGTGGGCTGTGCGGTGTATCACTCCGCACAAGGGAAGACTGGCTGTCTTCTCCGACTGGAACCCAACTATGAGCGGAAG ATGTACCGAGTAACAATCCGAGCCACACAGGAAGAAATACCACAAGCGCTGGCGcggcagatggaggagaggctATCACAGGGGTCATTGCCGGATAGGAGTCATGTTCGTGAGAAACCAAAGGGGATTAATGTTGATGACAACTTTACCTCTGGCTACTGA